Part of the Oscillibacter hominis genome is shown below.
GTAGCGGAGTAGACCACCTCGCAGGAGGCGCCCCGCTGGCCCCAGATGGAGGAGGTGTTGATGATGCATCCCTCCTTTTCGTGGATCATGTTGGGAAGCACCGCCTGGATGGTGTGAAAGGCCCCGTTGAGGTTTACGCCGAAATAGCGGTTCCACTGCTCTTCCGTTACATCCTGAAACAGCATCTGCCCAGCCACGCCCGCGTTGTTCACCAGCAGCGAAACCGGTCCAAATTCCTGCTCCACCGCGCGGACCATCCGGTCCACGTCCGCCCGGCTGGCCACATCGGCCTGCTCCACCATCACACGGCAGCCCTTGTCCTTCAGTTCCAATGCCAGGGCCTCCGCCTCTTCCCGGTGAACCAGATAATTGATGCACACCGCCCATCCGCTTTGGGCAAGACGGGCGGCGGTCTGCCGTCCTATGCCCCGGGCGGAACCGGTAACCAATGCAATCTTCTCCATAGTAACCTCCTGCTTTGATCTTTTGATCAGTATAGCAATTTTTTCGAATTTTTACAAGAAAACCGTTGACAAATTCCATTCTATACGGTAACATATATTCGTTCGCTTCGGACGATTAGCTCAGCTGGCTAGAGCACCTGCTTGACGTGCAGGGGGTCACAGGTTCGAGTCCTGTATCGTCCACCAAAAAAGAACCAGTCTTTGGACTGGTTCTTTTTTTCTTTGGCTGCTCAGCCGCTATTCCATCAGGGCTGATCCCCGCCAGGCAGATTCAGGGCACGTGAAAGGGCCCTGGCAAGGCAGGCGTGGTGCCGCTCCGCGTCGTAGCGGAGGTACGCGCTGCCCGCCGGGTCGCCGCAGTAGCCCTTGGGAATCAAATCCCGGTCCTCCCGGCTTCCCGTCCGCCACTTCCCGATCTGTTCTCCCTGGAGCCGCGTGGGCTTCAGGGAAGGGATCGGTGCCTCGCGCACCAGGTCTGGAATCAGCTCCCGCATGGCGGCTGTCTCAAAGGCCCCGGCGTGGACGTCGAACTCATCCGCTTCCTCCCGCTGAGCCGTATAAAAGTCCTTTTCCTCAAACTGCAGCACAATAGCAAAGCTCTCATCGCCCCGGAGCCCTCTGCGGGAGAGCTCGCTCTCATAAACCGGCCAGTAAGCCTTAAGGGGAAGCTCCTGATTGGCCGACTGGATGGCCTCCATCATGGCCTCCTGGTGAAAGTTGTCGCCATGTACGTTGAAGAATACGACCCGCTCAAAGCCCGCTCTGCTGAGGCTCTCCAAAATCTCCTTTACCGAGCGGACGATGGCCTCCCGGCTGGCCGTAAAGGAGCCTGGGAACTGGCGGGTCAGCGCCTGGATGCCGCCCCAGTAGAACGGCGGCGCCACCAGGGAAGGAATGCCCGCCTGCCTCCAGTCCTCCATGACCGCAAAGGCCTGGATAACGGACGTATAGATGTCGGTACCCAAGGGGAGGTGCGGCCCATGGGCCTCCACCACGCCTACTGGAAGCAGCACAACCGACCGCCGCCGGGCGGCCTCCTCCACCTCTTCCCAAGTCATTCCAAGCATGGTCTGCTCCAAAAATGTCTGACTCATCGCGTTCCCTCCTGAAGTAATTTTGGTCTTCGCAATCCAATCGGCGGCTGCCCAAACCGCTTGTCAGGATGTGGGCGGCCCCTTTCCGCAAACTGGAAGAACGGATTTGTTTTTATGATAGCACAGTTGCCCCCCATTTGCACGAATCCCTGTAAATGAAAGAGCCAAATGCAGCGGCTTGAAAGCAGTTTTTCTCCGGCGCAATACTGTAATGCATGCAGAGGGATTTTGATTGATTCGGCAGTTGGGCAGAAAAAAGGCCCGCGGCAGACATGTCTGCCGCGGGCTGTTTTTAAAGCGGAAGGAACACGGGCTGGTGTTTTTTATAGATGCAGTAGTACTTGAATCCCGCATCCTTCAAAATCTCACCGGCAATATCAAAGCACGCTCCGATCCGCTCCGGGAAGTGCGCGTCAGAGCCAAGGGTCACCAGTTCTCCGCCTAACTCCCGGTAGCGCTTGAATACCTCGGCGCCGGGGCTGGAGTCCCGCATGCCGACGACCAGGGATTTTGTGTTCAGCTCCAGGGCCTTGTTCTTCCGGATGGCCGTCTTCAGCAGCTCATCCAAAATATCCCCGTATTGGCTGTACGTGAAGCCTTCGTTCTTCCCGGGAATATCCCGCAGGACAAAGTCCAGGTGCCCAATGGAATCAAATCCATCCGTCAGTGTGATGTTATTGAGCTCCGTCTGGAAGTACTCCCGGACAGCCTCCTCCTTGGACCGCCCCTCATACAGGGTCTGGTCCTCCGTGTCCCGCCCGCTGAAGCAGTGGGTGGAACCAATGACATAGTCAAATGGATACTGGCCATACTCCCGATTGTGCCGCTCCACCAGGTGGGGCTGGAGCCCGAACTCAATGCCGATCAGCATTTCGATCCGGTCGGCATAGGCTGCCTGGACCTCCTGGAGCTTGTTCAGGTAACTGTCCACATCCCCGGTTTCGGACAGCAGATAAATGCTGTGCCAGGGTGGGTAGTCGTAGTCCTGATGGTCCGTGATGCAGATCTGCTTCATGCCCCGGCGTATGGCGCGCTCCACCTGGTCTTCTATGGGCGTGTTGGAGTCACTGGAAAATGAGGTGTGAATGTGAATATCAGAATACATGTTTGCTCTCCTTGATCAAAGTTCCGCGTTGGCCTTTTCAAGCTCCATGGCGGCAAGCTGCTTCTTGGTGGGAGTCTTGCGGAACCAGACCCCGGTGAAGGCATAGAACAGCGCAAGGATCCAGACGATCCAGCTAAAGAAGGAATAGCGCAGGAAGGTGAGGGTGCTGTCCTGGAACAGCACAGCTAAGTAAAGCATGCCCGACGACGTCCATGGGAAGAAGCCCGAACAGCCTGTCCCGAAGTGTTCCAGCGTGGCGGAGAGGTTGACGCGGTTGACGCCCATTTCGTCGTATTTCTCCTTGAACATGCTGCCGCCCAGGAGCAGGGCCACAGTGGAGCTGCCGCCCACCATGATGAGGACGACGACCATGATGCCGGTGGTGAGCACCAGGGAGCCAGGCCCCTTGATGAACACACCTGCGGTGTTGAGCAGCACCTCGAGGCAGCCGCACAGCTCCGCGATGCCCGCAAAATAGAAGCAGAAGATGGAGGCCACAAAGGTCTTGTTCATATCGACAATGCCGCCGCGCTCCAAGAGCGTCAATGTGGAACTGCTCAATGCCTCAATGTTGACCTCCGGATGGGCCGCCAGGCAGATGTTGGTATTGAACCCGTTGTAGAGGGCGTTGATGCCGTCCACCAGGCTGAAGCCCTGATAGACCACACCGATGATCAGGCCGATTGCGCCGGCTCCAAAGAGCACCAGCGAGGAGGGCTTGCCGGTGAGGGAGCCCCAGAGGATAAACACGATGGGCAGGATCAAAACCCAGCTGAATTTAAAGAGGCTCGCAATATCGCTCAGCATGGCCGCGGTCTCGGCGCTGGAGGTGGAGCCGGTGGTGTGGCTGGTGAGGCCGATGATCACATAGATCACCACGGTGATCAGGGCCGCGGGAACCACAGCTCTGGCCTGGTTGGCAATGTGGTCAAAGATGTCGACACCGGAGGTCAGGGAAGAGAGGACCGTGGTATCGGACAGCGGGGACAGTTTGTCGCCGAACTGGGAACCGGCGTAGCAGGCGCCGGCCACCAGGCCCAAGTTCACATTTTCCATGGCCATGGCCATGATCATAATGGCCATGCCTGCTGTGGAGGCGGAGCCGTTGGAGGTGCCGGTGGCTACAGAGAACACACAGCACAGCAAAAAGCCGCACAGGGCGATCCACTGGGGAGATACGATGTTCAGGCCGTAGTAAATGAACATGGGGATGACACCGGAGAACATCAGCCCCGCCAGCATGAAGCCGATGGCCAACAGCATGACCAGGACGGAGAAGGAGCTTCTCACGCGCTGCGCGACAGCTTCCTCCATCTCCTTCCAGCTGTAGCCGCAGCGCCAGCCCACAAAGGCCGCAAAGCCTCCCACCATAATCATCAAAGGCACATAGTTCAGCCCGAATACCGCGCCGGCGCCGAACGTGGCGAACAGCAGCAGAATCAGGATGACGGCCTCGGCCAGTGTTGCTTTGCGCTTTTCCCGCGGTTTCTTTGCCGGTTTCTCTTTCTTGTCTGACATTTGTTTTCCCTCCTGTAATAGAGTTTTTTATTACAACCTTCCGAAAACAGCGCAGCCGGCCAAACCACGGCCCGCTTTTACCGGAAAAATTGTACACACAAACAACTGCCGGCCACAACAGGCTTACCATTGTCTTCCATCAATAACAAGCAAACCTGGTGCCAAAAACCGCACATAATAAAATTTTATGTCTTTTGGTCAAAGTCCCTCAAACTTACTTATTCATTTTAGATAATCTAACCGTAACCAATCAAAATACGTAATATCAATTGTGGCTCATTATAAAAATTTATTGACAATATGTTCCACATGTTGTCATAATAATTGTCAAATATGACATTTTTGCGCAGACCAATCTTTCAATTTTGTGTAAAATTGCAAAGAATTGCGCTGGTTTTGTTAAAATTGTGTCAAGAATCCATGAAGCTCTGCCAACCCGGCCTGCAAAACCTCCGGATCAATGGCAAATCCCAGACGAAGGGACTTGGGCTCGTCGAAGCAGTCACCGGGCACCATAAAGGTTCCCGTCTCCTCCATCAGCCGGCGGCAGAAAGTGAACGAGTCGATGTCCATGTCGTAGTGCAGCAGCGCCGTAGTGCCCGCCTGGGGATAGAGGTAGGAGATGTGGGGCTCGTTCGCCACCCAGCGGTCCACGACCGGCAGGTTTTTTGCGATCAGCTCTAAATTTTTCTCCAGCAGCTTGTCCACATGACTGAGAGCCAGCGCCGCTACCGCCTCGTCAAAGAGGCCGCAGCTGATGAGCGTATATTCCCGGTGGGAGGCGCAGGCCTTCAGCAGCTCTTCATTTTTTGTGGCAATCCAGCCGATGCGCAGCCCGGCCAGGGAGTATGCTTTGGACATGCTGCAGGTGCTGGCGCCCTTTTCATAGAGGTCGGCGATGCAGTCGATTTCCACGCCCTTGGGCCGCATGGGCAGATACACCTCGTCGCTGAGCAGGTACGCGCCGCAGGAGCGGGCGATCTCAACCACCTCCCGGAGCATGGCGTTGTCCATCAGGGACCCAGTGGGGTTGTCCGGGTTGTTGATGCAGATCAGCTTGGTTTTCTCCGTCACCATGGACCGCAGCTCACAAAGGTCCGGCAGGTAGTTGTTCTCCCTGCGCAGGTGGAGGATGTCCACCTTGGCTCCAAGGGAGGCCGGGATGGAATAGAGCTGCTGATAGGTGGGCTTGACGGAGATCACATGGTCTCCTGGCTCCACAACGGCGGAGATCAGCAGATGGTTGGCCCCGGAGGTGCCGTGGGTGGGGATGATGTGCTTTGGGGAGAGGGTGCGGTAGAGCCCGCACACGCCGCGCAGGAAATCCGGGTTTCCCTCGATGTCCCCATAGGACAGCTTCCGCCGGGAAAAATCCCGCCAGAAGGCCTCCAAATCCTCCCCCATCATCTGAAACAGCCCCTCCAGTGTCACCGGCACGGCGCTGGTTTTGGTGATGTTGTACTTTACCTTTGTCTCGTAGGCGGTCAGCCACTGCTCCACCTGAAATGCGTCGATCTTCATGTCTTTTTCCTGCCTTCCAATTTTCTCTACAGCTCCGCTGTGATGCCGAGGCCCCGCTCCTTCGCCCTGTCCAC
Proteins encoded:
- a CDS encoding aminotransferase, whose translation is MKIDAFQVEQWLTAYETKVKYNITKTSAVPVTLEGLFQMMGEDLEAFWRDFSRRKLSYGDIEGNPDFLRGVCGLYRTLSPKHIIPTHGTSGANHLLISAVVEPGDHVISVKPTYQQLYSIPASLGAKVDILHLRRENNYLPDLCELRSMVTEKTKLICINNPDNPTGSLMDNAMLREVVEIARSCGAYLLSDEVYLPMRPKGVEIDCIADLYEKGASTCSMSKAYSLAGLRIGWIATKNEELLKACASHREYTLISCGLFDEAVAALALSHVDKLLEKNLELIAKNLPVVDRWVANEPHISYLYPQAGTTALLHYDMDIDSFTFCRRLMEETGTFMVPGDCFDEPKSLRLGFAIDPEVLQAGLAELHGFLTQF
- a CDS encoding Na+/H+ antiporter NhaC family protein — protein: MSDKKEKPAKKPREKRKATLAEAVILILLLFATFGAGAVFGLNYVPLMIMVGGFAAFVGWRCGYSWKEMEEAVAQRVRSSFSVLVMLLAIGFMLAGLMFSGVIPMFIYYGLNIVSPQWIALCGFLLCCVFSVATGTSNGSASTAGMAIMIMAMAMENVNLGLVAGACYAGSQFGDKLSPLSDTTVLSSLTSGVDIFDHIANQARAVVPAALITVVIYVIIGLTSHTTGSTSSAETAAMLSDIASLFKFSWVLILPIVFILWGSLTGKPSSLVLFGAGAIGLIIGVVYQGFSLVDGINALYNGFNTNICLAAHPEVNIEALSSSTLTLLERGGIVDMNKTFVASIFCFYFAGIAELCGCLEVLLNTAGVFIKGPGSLVLTTGIMVVVLIMVGGSSTVALLLGGSMFKEKYDEMGVNRVNLSATLEHFGTGCSGFFPWTSSGMLYLAVLFQDSTLTFLRYSFFSWIVWILALFYAFTGVWFRKTPTKKQLAAMELEKANAEL
- a CDS encoding creatininase family protein: MSQTFLEQTMLGMTWEEVEEAARRRSVVLLPVGVVEAHGPHLPLGTDIYTSVIQAFAVMEDWRQAGIPSLVAPPFYWGGIQALTRQFPGSFTASREAIVRSVKEILESLSRAGFERVVFFNVHGDNFHQEAMMEAIQSANQELPLKAYWPVYESELSRRGLRGDESFAIVLQFEEKDFYTAQREEADEFDVHAGAFETAAMRELIPDLVREAPIPSLKPTRLQGEQIGKWRTGSREDRDLIPKGYCGDPAGSAYLRYDAERHHACLARALSRALNLPGGDQP
- the ymfI gene encoding elongation factor P 5-aminopentanone reductase, with translation MEKIALVTGSARGIGRQTAARLAQSGWAVCINYLVHREEAEALALELKDKGCRVMVEQADVASRADVDRMVRAVEQEFGPVSLLVNNAGVAGQMLFQDVTEEQWNRYFGVNLNGAFHTIQAVLPNMIHEKEGCIINTSSIWGQRGASCEVVYSATKAAVIGLTRSLAMELGPSHIRVNCVAPGVIDTDMLSVLPEETRRDLAAQTPLGRLGTPADIAGLVAFLASDEASFITGQVITADGGFIV
- a CDS encoding histidinol-phosphatase HisJ family protein; this encodes MYSDIHIHTSFSSDSNTPIEDQVERAIRRGMKQICITDHQDYDYPPWHSIYLLSETGDVDSYLNKLQEVQAAYADRIEMLIGIEFGLQPHLVERHNREYGQYPFDYVIGSTHCFSGRDTEDQTLYEGRSKEEAVREYFQTELNNITLTDGFDSIGHLDFVLRDIPGKNEGFTYSQYGDILDELLKTAIRKNKALELNTKSLVVGMRDSSPGAEVFKRYRELGGELVTLGSDAHFPERIGACFDIAGEILKDAGFKYYCIYKKHQPVFLPL